The sequence CCGTCTTGCACGCCATCAAGGGCCTGGACATCGTTCAGAGGCGAAGGAGGACAGGGCGTGACCGCCGGCAAGGTTTTGATCGTCGAAGATAACCCGGTCAACCTGCGGTTGGCCCAGTTCCTGCTGGAAAAAAAGGGCTTTACCGTGCGAAAGGCCGGCAGCGGCGCCGAGTGCCTTGCCGAAATGACCCGCGAGCTGCCGGACATCGTCCTGATGGACATCCAGCTTCCGGGAGAGGATGGGCTGGCGGTCACTCGCAAAATACGATCCGATCCCCGGATGGCCGGCGTCGTCGTCGTCGCCCTGACCGCGCACGCCATGGCCGGGGACCGCGAGAAGATCCTCGGCGCCGGGTGCGACGGCTACATTCCGAAGCCCGTTGATCCGCAAGGCCTACCCGGGGAGGTCAGCCGCTACCTGCAGCAGGGGCGGCTGAAGAC comes from Candidatus Dormiibacterota bacterium and encodes:
- a CDS encoding response regulator gives rise to the protein MTAGKVLIVEDNPVNLRLAQFLLEKKGFTVRKAGSGAECLAEMTRELPDIVLMDIQLPGEDGLAVTRKIRSDPRMAGVVVVALTAHAMAGDREKILGAGCDGYIPKPVDPQGLPGEVSRYLQQGRLKTA